The Fluviispira sanaruensis sequence GACATTAGTCCTCTAGTGGATGGAACTTTTGATGCAATTTGAATCCCACTTGATTCTATTAACTTGTTAAAAAAGAAATCAATTGACTGTCGAAAAGACTCATTTTTTGGAATCAACCTCTTCATTATAAGAAGTGACTTCTTTATCAGAAAATAAAAAGTAGTTTGAAATATTTTCCAGAAAGATGACTTCGAAAGGACAACTTTTTTTACACTGCATTGCTCCAATTATCTTTCAGTAGTCACCAAATTCGTGACACAATAAGGCCATGCGTTAATTCAAGGGTCGGGATTGCAATTAAAAACAAGTAGGGATCAAAAGCTTTACGAATATAAAATTCTTCAGGCTCACTTTAAATACGAATGAAAATGAATTTAAAATTGTTTTCATAAAAAGGTTTTTCGGACATAAAAAGTCTCGTAAATTTAATGCATTATTATAAGTACTTTTAAACTCAGTTAAAGATACTTCATTGATTGATTTAAATAATGAATATTATCCTCAAGAAAAGTATAACTGAGATTTAAAAGGTTGCATTTTTAGCTTAATCAATTTATTAGATTTAAAGTTATTGATTAATTAATAACTTTAAATCTTGCTTTAATTAATATTATTTAAAAAAAAGGGGTATTTTTATGATTTATAATTCAATTAAAAAAATTAAAAAATCAAATATTATAATTGTTACTTCAGCTATTATAGGAAGTTATTCTTGCTTTGCTCTTGTTAATAAAGAAAGTAAGCTCAAGAATTATCTTGAGCTTATTGAAAAGGATAAAAATATTCTTGGAAATAGTCAGAACGGTGAAATTCAAATTATTGATTCAGTTAATGAAATTTTAAAAATTCAAGAAAAAAGAAAACAAGATTTTATAAACAAAGGATTATCTTTAGATAAGGCAGAAGATTATAGTAAAGTTGGGATAGTGAGTGAAGATCCATACTGGTACTGGCTTAGAGATGCAATTAAAACAGACAGAGGCACTGGCACTTATAATCGCCTTTTATGGAAAAGCTCATTGAATGGCGCACCTGGAGTTGCTATGCTTCCTATTTTACCAAATGGTAAATTCCTATTTATATCAGCATATAGGCATGCTACCCGATCTTGGGAACTTGAGCTTTCTCGAGGAGGTCGAGAAAATAATGAAAATGAAATCGCAGCTGCACAAAGAGAACTTCTAGAAGAAACAGGTTACAAGGTGAAAGTAAATATGGAAAAAGAATCTATCCAATTATTGGGGAAAGTAGCTCCTGATGCTGGTACCATTGGATCTGTAATTCCAGTATATTTTATGAAAAATTTAGAACTAAAAGAGAAATCTATAGAAAATACCGAAACAATAAGTGGTAATATAGCTTTAAGCTGCAAAGAAACTCTCAGTGCAATTAAATCTGGATTTTATGAATATAAAGATGAAACAAACAAGAAAAAAAAGTTATTTGTAAGGGATGCATTTATAACTTATGCTATTTTGCAGTATATAAATAATAACCCTGAGAATAATTGTTTTTAATAATAATTATCGGAGTGTATTCTCAAATTCTTCTACAAATGATACTACACCCCCAAGTAATTTTCAATCAACTCAATTCTTTATAATTGTCATCACTTACTTTCTCTAAGCATTTTTACCATTTTGCTCCGAAAGATTCGGCTCGATTTTTACAAGAAAGCTTTTTAGAAAAAAGATCGAAGTAGACTATAATTATTAAAAAAATTTTCTCTTTATGTATTTTGTGAAGCATGAGCATAAAAAATACTTGTCATAAATAAAATTAGATATAAGTTAATGGAATACAATAACTTTTTAGACCTAAAAGTGTTCGATTTTTATTTAGTTGGGACTGAATCCTATGCAAATGATTTCCCAATCAGTTGGAAGACTGCAAGTAAAAACTTTATTAGATTAGAAGAAGTGAATATCGAACTTTTATAATTTGTCATTGAAACTATTAACGGTGTCGATCGCTTAATTTGTTATTCTGAAGAAGATATGTATCTTGCTGCAATACTTCGCTGGTTCTGTTGCAAAAAAATCTGCTTACGAAGTTCTCAAATAGATTCCTTTTAAGAATTTTTTAATAAATATCTTGCATTAATTAGGATACAATGTCAGATAATAATTTTATGTTAAGTTATTTAAAATTTCAAATAACATTTAACAAAAATTCTTTCAGAGGAAAATTTATGAAAAACAGGATAAATTATTTAATTATTTTTCTTACACTTTTTTCTTACAACAATATTTCAGCAAAGACAACAGTTGAAAAAATTAATGAAAATATAATTAATTCCGATCAAACAGTTTCAAAATCTGTTCAAAGGGTATTAAATTTATGTGGAATTTTCCCTAAAAATTATTCTCTAAATGAAGTTTTAATTTGGGTGAAAGGGGATAAAGATCCTAAATATTCATTAGTTAGACAACCTGGCGAGGAACGCTGGGAAAAGAAAGAAAATTTAATAATCAAAAATGAAGACTTAGATGAAATTATAGAGATAATTTTAAATGAAATTGGTTTAGGACAAAGAATAGAGCCAAGCCTAAGTAACTACAACGGAATATTATTTTTGGGAGCATCCTTACCTAGCGTAAGAGAAAGACTTAAATATTTAAATGCCAATATTGAAAATAAAAAGATATTACCAGTAACAACCTATTTAATTGGCGGCGAAAGAAAGCTTTCTGAAAAAATTGGTGAAGGAGAAGAGCAATTTTATAATAAAAACAACGGAATTATAGAATTCAGAAGTGATTATAAAGTACCAAAAACTCCTTTAAAAATAACAGATGAACGTGAAATGTTAAAACTTGTTTTTTCTCAGTCTCTGCATCCAAAATTACAAAACAAAATTGCACTTTCTTTAAGCGAGAAAGACCCGAATGAACACAGAGCAACAACGAAAAGCACTATTAAATATTTTTTTAATGACTATTTTTGGAATCTAAAAAATGGAAATTATATAGTAATATCTAATCAACCATTTGTTCTTTACCAAAAATTAGTTATGCAAAAAATATGTAAACTTTATATTGAAAATCAATGTAATGGAATTCATTTTGACTTTATCGGTTCTGAATTAACTCTAAATAAAAGCTATTCAGTAGATGAGAAAAGAAAATTTGCTACTAAATTATTAGAAAACTTAGCACAGAATTTAATTTTATTGAAAAATTAATTATAAAATATTATATATCAATATATTAGTACTAATTCGTTAATTAAAAATATGCTATATTTTAGTATTCATTTAATCTAAAAATAATTTCAAGGCTCATTTATTTTGATATATTTTTAATCAACTCGCTTCTTTATGTTCATCGTCATTCTCTGTTTCCATCCACTTGCGCCATTTTTCAACTGTTTTCAAAAATTTTTTATCGGATTGGACTTTGGCCAAATCCGCAAGCCACCCGCCGATCAAAGCATCTTCTTGATGGACTTTAGCTGACTTCTTCATGGGTCTGTAATTGATCTTATACAGTCTTGTGGCGGGCATTTCGCCTTCAAAAAAGGAGGCCAAGGCAAATTCTTGTGAGACGCCAATCTCTTTCGCAAGGAGAATCGAAATAGAGCGAAGCAGCTCGGCTTTAGAAGAAGATTTTCCTGTCTTTACAGTAAGTTCATGCAATGAGTAGACCACAGCTTCGGCCAAGTTTTTATCGATTTTAGAAGGGTCATAAGCCATCACAACAGGCAGAGCATAGCTTAAAAAACCGCGCCAGAGTTCACGATCACGGGCATGTGAGGAATCTGCATAGGCTGAGATGCTCAGCATATCAAGATCATTTTTATCCATCTGCCCCTCCTCATTTTCTGGATTTTTTCCTTCTTTCTATCGGAGTCCTGTTCTATGTTAATAGTCATGGGGAACGCCCCTACGGTAAAAACTGCATTTAACCAGGTAGAACAAATGGCATTTATAGTATTTGAAGGTGGCGAAGGTGTTGGCAAAAGCACTCAAATCGAACTTCTTTTCACATCTTTAAAACAGCAAGGCATAACCTGCACGCTCACGCGCGAACCCGGCGGCACTCCCTTTGCGGAGGACATCCGAGCGTTATTTAAACGGATCAATGCGCATGGCGACACCCCGCTTCCCTTAACAGAGCTCCTGCTCATCACGGCCGCTCGCGCTCAACACATTCAAAAGGTCATCGAACCCGAGCTGAAAAAAGGCAACCATATTATTTGTGATCGTTTTCTCGACAGCACGTATGTGTATCAAAGTATTGTTGGTCAGATTGAGAAAATGGTGGTCGATACCATTTCGCGATATGCCTTGCAAAATTTCATTCCCGATCTCACTTTGGTCTTAACCGCTGACCCGCAGAAAGCATTGTCACGGATAAAAAAAGAAAAAATGCGAGCAGAAGACAGACTCGATTCTTTTTCAAATGATATTCATGCACAAATAATGAATGGATATAAAGAAATATTAGCGAAGCAGTTTCCTTATCCAAGTGGTAAAGTACCGGTCAGAATTGCAATAGACGCCAATTCTTCTGTTGAAAATGTGTTTGCGCAAGTTAAACTCGCAGTTTTGAACACTCTTGGTTTCCAGTTATGAAAACATTTCATGATTTCATAACGAATTTAAAAAGCATTAAACACCACGCTCTCCTTCTTGTTTCAAGACAATTTGAAAACAATGATTTTTCGGATGAGCATTTTCGTTTACTTGTTAAAGCAAGCTGTCAGATTGATTTATTTAAAAGTGAAAATACCTCTATTTTTGAGATTGCTGCTCACCATTCCGATATATTCATTGCGGACAGGCAGCGTAAAATATTGCGGATTGAAGATCTAAAAGCAATTAAAGAACTTTCACTTTATCAACCCAATGAAGGTTCCCGACGTCTTTTTTTTATTGAAAACTGTGAAAGAATGAATGCAAATTCAGCCAATGCACTGTTAAAAGCCCTCGAAGAACCACAAGCTCATTCTATATTTGTACTCACAACAAAAGATTTAAGCCTTGTCTTACCAACTGTAACAAGCCGTTGTCTAAAAGTATTTCTCCATTTTACAGATATCGAAAAGAAAAATATTGTGAGTGAAATAGCGCAAGATGACTACAAAGCAATAAAGTTACAAGTAGAGGCATTTAAAAACTCAATTTCTTATCTGAATCAATCCCTTTCCGAACAGATTACAAGCTCAATAAATCCATTAAAATTAAAAAAAATTATTGAATTATCAGAAAAACTTGCAAAAGAATACAAAGCCCATTTATTGCAAGACACAATTGTTTTTATAACATGTGAACGCCTTAAAAAAGAGCCCGATTTTCTCTCAGTTTCGAAATTTATCCTTGCACAGATCTCGGAATGGAAAAACAATGAAAGCCTGAATCCTTCTACGCAATTGTGGCTCATTCGCATTTTCACCCATTTTCAAGTCGCATCATCAAGTTGATTTTCTCAAAAAATAAAGTGAAAATCCTCAGACAAAATTGGGGAGAACACACATGCGAACAATTCAACTTCACATCC is a genomic window containing:
- a CDS encoding NUDIX hydrolase; its protein translation is MIYNSIKKIKKSNIIIVTSAIIGSYSCFALVNKESKLKNYLELIEKDKNILGNSQNGEIQIIDSVNEILKIQEKRKQDFINKGLSLDKAEDYSKVGIVSEDPYWYWLRDAIKTDRGTGTYNRLLWKSSLNGAPGVAMLPILPNGKFLFISAYRHATRSWELELSRGGRENNENEIAAAQRELLEETGYKVKVNMEKESIQLLGKVAPDAGTIGSVIPVYFMKNLELKEKSIENTETISGNIALSCKETLSAIKSGFYEYKDETNKKKKLFVRDAFITYAILQYINNNPENNCF
- the tmk gene encoding dTMP kinase produces the protein MGNAPTVKTAFNQVEQMAFIVFEGGEGVGKSTQIELLFTSLKQQGITCTLTREPGGTPFAEDIRALFKRINAHGDTPLPLTELLLITAARAQHIQKVIEPELKKGNHIICDRFLDSTYVYQSIVGQIEKMVVDTISRYALQNFIPDLTLVLTADPQKALSRIKKEKMRAEDRLDSFSNDIHAQIMNGYKEILAKQFPYPSGKVPVRIAIDANSSVENVFAQVKLAVLNTLGFQL